One stretch of Nocardioides perillae DNA includes these proteins:
- a CDS encoding DUF475 domain-containing protein, whose product MLLRTFGFSFLVTVVGLVAAFLHAGPSALAIAAILIVLEVSLSFDNAVVNAKVLRGMSQFWQMIFLTVGILIAVFGMRLLFPFVVVWASAGLPPTEAWELAMAGEDVPQGEETYAEILEAAHPVIAAFGGIFLMMIFLDFFLDSEKERHWLKPVEKHFQTLGQIGGAAIVISLGLLLGLGYAFEREELGGVLAAGILGLLTYLFVTGLGDLFARTSGIEDRAEEASGSGGSSSGASEGSTGQVSAAAGDPGTAGSGRGGVGTQVEHDAESAQEIESSGSAGQLALATGKAAFFMFLYLEVLDASFSFDGVIGAFAITSDPITIAIGLGVGALYVRSITVYLVRKGTLSQFVYLEHGAHWAIGALAVLLFITMGVHIPEVVTGLIGVVFIVSSFLWSVRHNKRHPEESHVDV is encoded by the coding sequence GTGCTGCTGCGGACCTTCGGCTTCTCCTTCCTCGTCACCGTCGTCGGACTGGTGGCGGCCTTCCTCCACGCCGGCCCGAGCGCCCTGGCGATCGCGGCGATCCTCATCGTGCTCGAGGTGTCGCTGTCCTTCGACAACGCCGTGGTCAACGCCAAGGTCCTGCGCGGGATGTCGCAGTTCTGGCAGATGATCTTCCTGACCGTCGGCATCCTCATCGCCGTCTTCGGCATGCGGCTGCTCTTCCCGTTCGTGGTCGTCTGGGCGTCCGCGGGGCTGCCACCCACCGAGGCGTGGGAGCTGGCGATGGCCGGCGAGGACGTGCCGCAGGGCGAGGAGACCTACGCCGAGATCCTCGAGGCCGCCCACCCGGTCATCGCGGCCTTCGGCGGCATCTTCCTCATGATGATCTTCCTCGACTTCTTCCTCGACTCCGAGAAGGAGCGGCACTGGCTGAAGCCGGTGGAGAAGCACTTCCAGACCCTCGGGCAGATCGGTGGCGCGGCCATCGTCATCTCGCTCGGGCTGCTGCTGGGCCTCGGCTACGCCTTCGAGCGCGAGGAGCTCGGCGGCGTGCTCGCCGCGGGCATCCTCGGCCTGCTGACCTACCTCTTCGTCACCGGGCTCGGCGACCTCTTCGCCCGCACGTCGGGCATCGAGGACCGCGCGGAGGAGGCGTCCGGGTCGGGCGGGAGCAGCTCGGGGGCGTCCGAGGGGTCGACCGGCCAGGTCAGCGCGGCCGCCGGCGACCCCGGCACCGCCGGCTCGGGCCGCGGCGGCGTCGGCACCCAGGTCGAGCACGACGCGGAGTCGGCGCAGGAGATCGAGTCGAGCGGGTCGGCCGGCCAGCTGGCCCTGGCCACCGGCAAGGCGGCGTTCTTCATGTTCCTCTACCTCGAGGTGCTCGACGCGAGTTTCTCCTTCGACGGCGTCATCGGCGCCTTCGCGATCACCAGCGACCCGATCACGATCGCGATCGGCCTGGGCGTGGGCGCGCTCTACGTCCGCTCCATCACCGTCTACCTCGTGCGCAAGGGGACGCTGTCGCAGTTCGTCTACCTCGAGCACGGCGCGCACTGGGCGATCGGCGCCCTCGCGGTGCTGCTCTTCATCACGATGGGCGTGCACATCCCCGAGGTCGTCACCGGCCTGATCGGCGTGGTCTTCATCGTCTCGTCGTTCCTGTGGAGCGTGCGGCACAACAAGCGCCACCCCGAGGAGTCGCACGTCGACGTCTGA
- a CDS encoding fibronectin type III domain-containing protein: MRSPARLLAAALLPLTLTAAATGGVPTAAASEAGPAGAAGSVDGTAPGEHADGGSTVRSFPGGPSYVVDTGGDEPPAPTSGTRADAQARTGAARTPHPLADTFRLHSLPGAQRTIYLDFDGAEVAGTWWNEEPPGGGPSLPDAFYPGLNERDGDPATFSSAERAIVQEVWQRVAEDFAPFAVDVTTERPESEAVLLRSSTADQVYGVRALVTRSTEAPSVLCGLGCVGVAFIGVFDAVSSGELGPAWAFSSPLDNDPVQLAETISHEVGHTLGLEHDATPSEEYYPGHGVWGPIMGGGYASLTQWSRGEYAGAVNYAYVDGAVRQVPLQDDLDVVRRSGLPARTDDHGGTPETATPLTSRAAGVVSSTGEVDAFAVQQGCDGAFAATVSVASVGPNLDARLRLVDADGRTVATADPASTGPATDPYSPAAGLDAALDLAALPAGAYTLLVDGVGARNPATDGYSAYASLGGYTLGVAPSCSPGAAAPAPTGLTTAYDATTRRATLTWTAPPAAPGDAPVTGWSVRRVGATPTVLGPEARSATFDSLPPGSHELAVAAVTADGLGLEARAVVTVPRVEPTPVRPAAPSRVRLVPGPAGGQLTVLGSWRAAVSNVALTAQRVQVQRLSRTGRVLASASVRVGGPVVRVSLQVPRGRYRLRVVAVNAAGASRPSAWSRTVSSR; encoded by the coding sequence GTGCGCTCCCCCGCGCGGCTGCTGGCCGCCGCCCTCCTGCCGCTCACGCTGACCGCCGCGGCCACCGGCGGCGTGCCGACCGCGGCCGCGAGCGAGGCCGGCCCGGCCGGCGCGGCCGGCTCGGTCGACGGCACCGCACCGGGCGAGCACGCCGACGGCGGCAGCACCGTGCGCAGCTTCCCCGGCGGCCCGTCGTACGTCGTGGACACCGGCGGCGACGAGCCGCCCGCGCCGACGTCGGGCACCCGCGCGGACGCGCAGGCACGCACGGGCGCTGCGCGCACGCCCCACCCCCTCGCCGACACCTTCCGGCTGCACAGCCTCCCGGGCGCCCAGCGGACGATCTACCTCGACTTCGACGGGGCGGAGGTCGCCGGCACCTGGTGGAACGAGGAGCCGCCCGGCGGCGGCCCGAGCCTGCCCGACGCGTTCTACCCCGGGCTCAACGAGCGCGACGGCGACCCCGCCACCTTCAGCAGCGCCGAGCGCGCGATCGTGCAGGAGGTCTGGCAGCGGGTGGCCGAGGACTTCGCCCCGTTCGCAGTCGACGTCACCACCGAGCGGCCCGAGAGCGAGGCCGTGCTGCTGCGCAGCAGCACGGCCGACCAGGTCTACGGCGTGCGTGCCCTCGTCACCCGCTCGACCGAGGCGCCGTCGGTGCTGTGCGGCCTCGGCTGCGTGGGCGTCGCCTTCATCGGCGTCTTCGACGCGGTGAGCAGCGGTGAGCTCGGGCCGGCGTGGGCCTTCAGCAGCCCGCTCGACAACGACCCCGTGCAGCTCGCCGAGACGATCAGCCACGAGGTGGGCCACACGCTCGGGCTGGAGCACGACGCGACCCCGAGCGAGGAGTACTACCCCGGCCACGGCGTCTGGGGTCCGATCATGGGCGGCGGCTACGCCTCGCTGACGCAGTGGAGCCGCGGGGAGTACGCCGGCGCCGTCAACTACGCCTACGTCGACGGCGCGGTGCGCCAGGTGCCGCTGCAGGACGACCTCGACGTCGTGCGCCGCAGCGGCCTGCCCGCGCGCACCGACGACCACGGCGGCACGCCGGAGACCGCGACCCCGCTGACCTCGAGGGCCGCGGGGGTCGTCAGCAGCACCGGGGAGGTCGACGCGTTCGCGGTGCAGCAGGGCTGCGACGGCGCCTTCGCCGCGACCGTGTCGGTCGCCTCGGTCGGGCCCAACCTCGACGCCCGGCTGCGCCTGGTCGACGCCGACGGCCGCACGGTCGCCACCGCCGACCCGGCCTCGACGGGGCCGGCGACCGACCCCTACTCCCCCGCCGCGGGCCTCGACGCCGCGCTCGACCTCGCCGCGCTGCCGGCCGGGGCCTACACCCTGCTGGTCGACGGCGTCGGCGCGCGCAACCCCGCCACCGACGGCTACAGCGCCTACGCCAGCCTCGGCGGCTACACCCTCGGCGTCGCGCCCTCCTGCTCCCCCGGGGCGGCCGCTCCCGCGCCGACCGGCCTCACCACGGCGTACGACGCCACGACGCGCCGCGCGACCCTCACCTGGACCGCCCCGCCGGCCGCCCCGGGCGACGCGCCCGTCACCGGGTGGTCGGTGCGCCGGGTCGGGGCCACCCCCACGGTGCTCGGCCCCGAGGCCCGCAGCGCGACCTTCGACTCCCTGCCGCCCGGCAGCCACGAGCTCGCCGTCGCCGCCGTCACCGCCGACGGCCTCGGCCTCGAGGCCCGCGCGGTGGTGACGGTGCCGCGGGTCGAGCCCACCCCGGTGCGCCCCGCCGCCCCGAGCCGCGTGCGGCTCGTGCCGGGCCCCGCCGGCGGCCAGCTGACCGTGCTCGGGTCCTGGCGCGCCGCGGTCTCCAACGTCGCGCTCACCGCCCAGCGCGTGCAGGTTCAGCGGCTCTCCCGCACTGGTCGGGTGCTGGCCAGCGCGTCGGTGCGCGTCGGCGGCCCGGTCGTGCGGGTCAGCCTGCAGGTGCCGCGCGGCCGCTACCGCCTGCGCGTGGTCGCGGTGAACGCGGCCGGCGCCTCCCGCCCCTCGGCCTGGTCGCGCACCGTCTCCTCACGGTGA